In Bacillus sp. FJAT-45037, the following are encoded in one genomic region:
- a CDS encoding sodium-dependent transporter, giving the protein MSLKEEVGREQWGSRLGFILAAMGSAVGLGNVWRFAYVTGENGGAAFLLIYLICIILIGIPILMAEFTIGRKAKSDAVGSFEKLAPGKPWFLAGILGVGAAFMILSFYGVIAGWISYYFVNYLTGNLWSTPEGGYENFFVSFITNPYHPLLWQFLFMAVTIAIVFIGVKKGIERSNKILMPLLGVLLIVLSAYSLTLGGAREGLAFLFTPDWSALTDPSIYLAALGQAFFSLSLGMGALITYGSYLSNKERLPGAAASVAGLDTLFAIVAGIMIFPAVFAFGIEPAAGPGLVFMIMPDVFDSIGLGGLFGLLFFFLLAAAALSSAVSLLEVAVAYFIRRFSWSRQKAAIIIGGIIFLLGVPSSLGQGVLSDISIIGGRDILDSIDFVASNIFLPLGGLIIALFIGWGWKKADALRDSDFGDTFIGNAWFYLLRWFAPVAIFIIFLSSIGLLDVIINMFK; this is encoded by the coding sequence ATGTCACTAAAGGAAGAAGTGGGTCGCGAGCAGTGGGGCTCAAGACTAGGTTTTATTCTAGCTGCGATGGGATCTGCTGTAGGACTAGGAAATGTATGGCGCTTTGCTTATGTAACAGGGGAAAACGGAGGAGCTGCATTCTTACTTATTTATCTTATCTGTATCATACTTATCGGTATCCCAATCCTAATGGCTGAGTTCACAATTGGACGGAAAGCCAAAAGTGATGCGGTTGGCTCTTTTGAAAAGCTTGCACCAGGGAAGCCTTGGTTTCTAGCTGGTATTTTAGGAGTTGGGGCAGCCTTTATGATCCTCTCCTTCTACGGAGTCATCGCAGGATGGATCTCGTATTACTTTGTTAACTATTTAACTGGTAACCTCTGGAGTACTCCAGAAGGTGGCTATGAAAATTTCTTCGTTTCATTCATTACTAATCCTTACCATCCTCTATTATGGCAGTTCTTGTTTATGGCTGTGACGATTGCGATTGTCTTTATCGGGGTTAAAAAAGGAATTGAGCGTTCGAACAAAATATTAATGCCTCTACTAGGGGTTTTACTCATTGTCTTATCTGCCTATAGCTTAACGTTAGGTGGAGCAAGAGAAGGTCTTGCTTTCCTTTTCACACCAGACTGGAGCGCATTAACAGATCCATCAATTTATTTGGCAGCTTTAGGTCAAGCGTTCTTCTCTTTAAGCTTAGGGATGGGGGCTTTGATTACGTACGGTAGTTATCTTTCAAATAAAGAAAGACTTCCTGGTGCGGCAGCGAGTGTAGCTGGTCTTGATACTCTCTTTGCGATCGTAGCTGGTATTATGATCTTCCCTGCGGTATTTGCCTTTGGGATTGAACCTGCAGCAGGGCCTGGTTTAGTGTTTATGATTATGCCTGATGTATTTGATAGCATCGGACTTGGAGGATTATTCGGACTCTTATTCTTCTTCTTACTTGCAGCAGCCGCACTATCATCCGCGGTTTCTCTATTAGAAGTAGCCGTCGCTTACTTTATTCGTCGCTTCTCATGGTCCCGTCAAAAAGCAGCGATCATCATCGGAGGGATCATCTTCTTACTTGGAGTTCCATCTTCACTCGGTCAAGGGGTGTTATCAGACATATCAATTATTGGTGGTCGTGACATTTTAGACTCGATTGATTTTGTGGCTTCGAATATCTTCTTACCACTTGGCGGACTAATAATCGCGTTATTTATCGGTTGGGGTTGGAAGAAGGCAGATGCACTGCGTGACTCTGACTTTGGAGACACGTTCATTGGTAATGCTTGGTTCTACCTACTTCGCTGGTTTGCACCAGTTGCAATCTTCATTATTTTCTTAAGCTCGATTGGCTTGCTAGATGTCATTATTAATATGTTTAAATAG
- a CDS encoding aminotransferase-like domain-containing protein, producing the protein MRYAFASRVRHLQSSAIRDILKVVGKQDIISFAGGLPDDELFPIEGIEEAFHNVFRTGKKSLQYMETEGYLPLRDVILERMKRKDITGYTADNVMLTTGSQQAIDLFSRVMLNPGDVILTEDPTYLAALQVFKSYEAKVVAVESDDHGMLPEDLEAKMRQHKPKAIYVVPTFSNPAGRVWSLERRQQLLAQAERGNVIVLEDDPYGDIQFNQEETYTPLAALDDGRHVLYTSTFSKTAVPALRTGWVVGPFQVIRMMAQAKQANDLHSNSLSQQALYQLCMEFDLDAHIQSLIDVYESRMNVMVDCIEKANIDSVRYVKPKGGMFLWLELAPHINTTTLLAEAVEAGVAYVPGEPFFADVAKKNTLRLNYTHATPEKIEQGMKLLLDLVKKKTENTTVYI; encoded by the coding sequence ATGAGATATGCATTTGCAAGTAGAGTCCGCCATCTTCAATCATCAGCTATTCGTGATATTTTAAAGGTCGTTGGGAAACAAGATATTATATCATTTGCAGGGGGATTGCCTGATGATGAGCTTTTTCCAATCGAAGGAATTGAAGAGGCGTTTCATAACGTCTTTCGAACAGGAAAGAAATCCCTTCAATATATGGAGACAGAAGGATATCTTCCATTACGTGATGTGATTTTAGAAAGAATGAAACGAAAAGACATAACGGGGTACACCGCAGACAATGTTATGCTCACAACAGGGTCGCAACAAGCAATCGACCTCTTCTCTCGTGTGATGCTTAATCCTGGTGATGTCATCTTAACTGAAGATCCAACGTATTTAGCAGCACTACAAGTCTTTAAGTCATATGAGGCTAAAGTGGTAGCGGTTGAATCTGATGATCATGGGATGTTGCCTGAGGATCTAGAGGCGAAGATGAGACAACACAAACCAAAGGCGATCTATGTTGTCCCAACTTTCTCCAATCCGGCCGGAAGAGTGTGGTCGCTTGAGCGGAGACAACAGTTACTTGCTCAAGCTGAGCGCGGGAATGTCATTGTATTAGAGGATGACCCATACGGTGATATCCAGTTTAATCAAGAGGAAACATATACCCCACTAGCCGCATTAGATGATGGTAGACATGTACTTTATACGAGTACCTTTTCAAAAACAGCTGTTCCAGCACTGCGTACAGGGTGGGTTGTCGGACCTTTTCAAGTGATTCGCATGATGGCTCAAGCTAAGCAAGCAAATGATCTCCATTCGAATTCTCTATCTCAACAAGCACTGTATCAGTTATGTATGGAATTTGATTTGGATGCTCATATTCAGTCTCTTATTGATGTGTATGAGAGTCGTATGAACGTCATGGTTGATTGCATTGAGAAGGCAAATATCGACTCTGTACGGTATGTTAAACCAAAGGGTGGGATGTTCTTATGGTTAGAATTGGCACCGCATATCAATACAACGACGTTACTTGCAGAAGCGGTTGAAGCAGGGGTTGCTTATGTGCCCGGAGAGCCGTTCTTTGCAGATGTGGCGAAGAAAAATACCTTACGCCTTAATTACACCCATGCAACACCAGAGAAGATCGAGCAAGGCATGAAACTATTGTTAGACTTAGTGAAAAAGAAAACAGAGAACACCACTGTTTATATTTAA
- a CDS encoding AMP-binding protein, producing the protein MSDIQVPIGKLLEEVAKRQPDHTAVVYSDRGLRYTYEQFDYECRKVAKGFMALGIERGEHLAIWSTNKPEWLTSQFATGKMGAVLVTVNTNYQTSELEYLLKQSDATTLILMDQFKDSSYVEMLYEVVPELRETTPGELNSSKLPKLKNVIFLGEESHPGMYSWRDILTLGENVSDQALDERMNELNQNDVINMQYTSGTTGFPKGVMLTHHNLTNNAVNIASCMNLTSKDKLCIPVPFFHCFGCVLGTLASVSVGATMVPVEEFSPTAVLEAVSKERCTALHGVPTMFISELNDPNFHSYDLSSLRTGIMAGSNCPIEVMKAVVDQMGASEITIAYGQTEASPVITQTRVDDPLIVRVESVGRALPNVEVKIIDLTTGEEAAQGMQGELWTRGYHVMKGYYKNPEATKAAITEDGWLRTGDLAVMDEGGYCRITGRLKDMIIRGGENIYPREIEEFLYKHPAVLDVQVVGIPDDKYGEEVSAWIKVKEGVSCTEDGIRDDCRGKIASYKIPRYIAFVKEFPMTASGKIQKFKLKQLGEKTFRKVSSE; encoded by the coding sequence ATGTCTGATATTCAAGTACCAATTGGAAAATTACTCGAGGAAGTTGCTAAGAGACAACCCGATCATACAGCAGTGGTCTATTCTGATCGAGGGTTACGGTATACGTATGAACAATTTGATTATGAGTGCCGAAAAGTCGCTAAAGGGTTCATGGCCCTTGGTATAGAACGTGGTGAACATCTCGCCATTTGGTCAACGAATAAGCCTGAATGGTTAACGAGTCAATTTGCAACGGGCAAAATGGGCGCTGTACTTGTTACGGTCAATACGAATTATCAGACTTCTGAGCTTGAATACTTATTAAAACAATCAGATGCGACAACTCTTATATTGATGGATCAATTTAAAGATTCATCTTACGTTGAGATGCTCTATGAGGTTGTTCCTGAGTTGAGAGAGACAACACCTGGAGAGCTAAATTCTAGCAAGCTACCTAAACTTAAGAATGTTATTTTTCTTGGGGAAGAGTCGCATCCTGGAATGTACTCGTGGAGGGACATTCTTACACTCGGAGAGAATGTCTCAGATCAAGCACTGGATGAACGAATGAATGAACTCAATCAAAATGACGTGATCAATATGCAGTATACCTCTGGAACAACGGGTTTCCCAAAAGGGGTGATGTTGACTCATCATAATTTAACGAACAATGCAGTAAATATAGCGAGTTGTATGAACTTAACAAGTAAAGACAAGTTATGCATCCCTGTTCCATTTTTCCATTGTTTTGGATGCGTGCTTGGAACGCTTGCTAGTGTATCAGTTGGAGCAACGATGGTTCCAGTCGAAGAGTTCAGTCCTACGGCGGTGTTAGAAGCGGTATCAAAAGAACGTTGTACAGCCTTGCATGGTGTTCCAACGATGTTTATTAGCGAGCTGAATGATCCGAATTTCCATAGTTATGATCTATCTAGTCTTCGAACAGGCATTATGGCAGGTTCTAATTGTCCGATTGAAGTCATGAAAGCTGTCGTCGATCAAATGGGAGCCAGTGAAATTACGATTGCCTATGGACAAACAGAAGCATCCCCAGTGATTACGCAAACACGTGTCGACGATCCACTGATTGTGCGAGTAGAGTCCGTTGGCCGCGCCCTACCTAATGTCGAAGTGAAAATTATCGATCTTACAACTGGCGAAGAAGCAGCGCAAGGAATGCAGGGAGAATTATGGACGCGTGGATATCATGTCATGAAAGGCTATTACAAAAATCCAGAAGCAACAAAAGCTGCGATCACAGAAGATGGCTGGTTACGGACAGGTGATTTAGCCGTAATGGATGAGGGGGGATATTGCCGCATCACGGGTCGTTTAAAAGACATGATCATTCGTGGAGGAGAAAACATCTATCCTCGCGAAATTGAGGAATTTCTCTATAAACATCCTGCCGTTTTAGACGTTCAAGTCGTCGGTATCCCAGATGATAAGTATGGAGAAGAAGTGTCGGCGTGGATTAAAGTAAAAGAAGGCGTATCTTGTACAGAAGACGGAATTCGCGACGATTGTCGAGGTAAAATTGCGTCTTATAAAATTCCGCGGTACATTGCTTTTGTCAAAGAGTTTCCGATGACGGCTTCTGGGAAGATTCAAAAGTTTAAATTAAAACAACTTGGAGAAAAAACATTTCGTAAAGTAAGCAGTGAGTAG
- a CDS encoding acyl-CoA dehydrogenase → MNFDLTKEQKMIRNMVRDFAENEIAPGAEARDASAEFPEDIFKKMGELGLLGIPFPEAYGGSGGDTVSYALAVEEIGRACGGTGLSYAAAVSLGASPLYYFGTEEQKKEYLTPLASGHSLGSFGLTEPNAGSDAGGTQTKAILNGDEYVINGEKCWITNASFASTVIVTAVTGKDEKGKNIISAFIVPTDTPGFTINSNYEKMGVRASNTCELILEDVRVPKENLLGDPEKGFKQFLYTLDGGRISIAALGVGIAQAAFERALNYSKERKQFGKTISSFQAIQFKLADMAMEIELSRNMVMKAAWLKDQGRAFGKEAAFAKLYASETATRTANQAIQIHGGYGYMREYEVERMLRDAKLLEIGEGTSEIQRLVISRQLGCR, encoded by the coding sequence ATGAATTTTGATTTAACGAAAGAGCAGAAGATGATTCGTAACATGGTACGAGATTTCGCCGAAAATGAAATTGCTCCAGGTGCAGAGGCGAGAGATGCAAGCGCAGAATTTCCAGAGGATATCTTTAAGAAAATGGGAGAACTTGGACTTTTAGGTATTCCGTTTCCCGAAGCATATGGTGGTTCTGGTGGAGATACGGTTTCATACGCTTTAGCGGTAGAGGAAATTGGGCGTGCATGTGGTGGTACGGGCTTAAGTTATGCTGCCGCAGTCTCACTAGGGGCTAGTCCGCTGTATTATTTCGGAACAGAAGAGCAAAAAAAGGAATATTTAACCCCGTTAGCATCGGGTCATTCCCTTGGTTCATTTGGATTAACAGAGCCGAATGCAGGATCAGATGCAGGCGGAACGCAAACAAAGGCGATTCTTAACGGTGATGAATATGTGATCAACGGCGAGAAATGCTGGATTACGAATGCTAGTTTTGCGAGCACTGTAATTGTCACAGCTGTCACAGGAAAAGATGAAAAAGGAAAAAATATCATCTCTGCTTTTATTGTTCCAACTGATACCCCAGGATTCACGATCAACAGCAACTACGAAAAGATGGGCGTTCGTGCTTCAAATACATGTGAACTTATTTTAGAGGATGTTCGTGTGCCAAAGGAGAATTTATTAGGAGACCCTGAAAAAGGATTTAAGCAATTTCTTTATACTCTTGATGGAGGGAGAATATCGATTGCCGCATTAGGGGTTGGTATTGCTCAAGCCGCATTTGAACGTGCGCTTAATTACTCCAAAGAACGTAAGCAGTTTGGCAAGACGATCTCAAGCTTTCAAGCGATCCAATTTAAATTAGCAGATATGGCGATGGAGATTGAGCTCTCGAGAAATATGGTGATGAAGGCAGCTTGGCTGAAAGATCAAGGTCGGGCGTTTGGTAAGGAGGCAGCATTTGCTAAGCTCTACGCGTCTGAGACGGCTACACGTACAGCTAACCAAGCTATTCAAATCCATGGGGGATATGGGTATATGCGAGAATATGAAGTCGAGCGTATGCTACGCGATGCGAAACTACTTGAAATTGGAGAAGGAACATCTGAAATTCAACGCCTTGTTATCTCTAGACAATTAGGTTGTCGATAA
- the iadA gene encoding beta-aspartyl-peptidase, which translates to MLTLIKNGDVYKPEYIGKKDILIAAGKIVAIAEVIDLACEQVEVQIIDATGTFVFPGFIDSHVHIIGGGGEGSYKTRTPELSLSDATKAGVTTIIGVIGTDGVSRTMPDLIAKAKGLTEEGITCFVHTGSYQVPITTLTGSIQSDFLLIDQIIGVGEIAISDHRSSEPTQEEIARIASSARVGGMLSGKGGIVNVHVGDGKRKLDILTDIAEKSDIPITQFIPTHINRNVELLEAGVEYAKKGGRIDFTTSAIQVFGEDDETKSSRALKKVLDAGVDIKLVTFTSDAQGSLPKFNEKGEFVGLKIGEIASLFEELRDAIVEEKVPMEVALQVITKNPAEALKLEGKGQLDVGFDADLVLVDQESFTIKTVIAKGNLMVENNEIRVKGTFE; encoded by the coding sequence ATGTTGACGTTGATTAAAAATGGAGACGTGTATAAACCCGAATATATAGGAAAGAAAGATATCCTTATAGCTGCTGGTAAAATAGTTGCAATAGCAGAGGTAATTGATCTAGCTTGTGAACAAGTGGAAGTGCAAATCATTGATGCAACAGGTACGTTTGTTTTTCCTGGTTTTATTGATAGTCATGTTCATATTATTGGGGGTGGAGGAGAAGGAAGTTATAAGACAAGAACTCCAGAATTATCACTCTCTGATGCGACAAAGGCTGGTGTTACGACGATCATAGGTGTGATTGGTACAGACGGTGTCTCTAGAACAATGCCAGACTTAATTGCCAAAGCAAAAGGATTAACAGAAGAAGGAATTACATGCTTTGTACATACGGGATCATATCAAGTTCCGATTACTACCTTAACAGGAAGCATTCAAAGTGATTTCCTTCTAATTGATCAAATTATTGGAGTCGGGGAGATCGCTATATCAGATCACCGTTCCTCAGAACCTACGCAAGAAGAGATTGCACGGATTGCTTCTTCAGCTAGAGTTGGCGGAATGTTGTCTGGAAAAGGGGGAATTGTGAATGTCCATGTTGGGGATGGGAAACGCAAATTAGATATTCTGACGGATATCGCAGAAAAATCCGACATCCCGATTACGCAATTTATTCCTACACATATTAATCGAAATGTCGAGTTACTTGAAGCGGGAGTGGAGTATGCGAAAAAAGGCGGGCGTATTGACTTCACGACAAGTGCGATCCAGGTGTTTGGTGAAGATGATGAAACGAAATCGAGTAGAGCTCTAAAAAAAGTGCTTGATGCAGGTGTTGATATTAAGCTCGTTACCTTTACTTCAGATGCGCAAGGGAGCTTGCCAAAATTTAATGAAAAGGGGGAATTTGTGGGCTTGAAAATCGGAGAAATAGCTTCTTTATTTGAAGAATTACGTGATGCGATTGTAGAGGAGAAGGTGCCAATGGAAGTTGCACTACAAGTCATCACGAAAAATCCAGCTGAAGCGTTAAAACTAGAAGGTAAAGGTCAATTAGATGTAGGGTTTGATGCTGATCTTGTCTTAGTAGATCAAGAATCCTTTACTATTAAAACAGTTATAGCTAAGGGGAACCTAATGGTCGAAAATAACGAAATAAGAGTAAAGGGAACGTTTGAATAA